A stretch of the Deltaproteobacteria bacterium genome encodes the following:
- a CDS encoding SDR family oxidoreductase: protein MGRLAGKVAIVTGGASGIGAATVRRFAEEGARVVCADIADEAGERLTADVRDAGGEAAYCHADVGTLAEVEALVAFAVERYGGLDVIHNNAYWTGGGYVGELDPEIWERSLRVMLTGVFYGMRAAIPRMLERGGGSIINTSSVEGLYGGILGSPYNTAKGGMINLTRSVALEYGRKNIRANCICPGAVLTPALERLAVFGGRSLDDVAAMHALGRNLRPAEIANVALFLASDESSAITGAAIVADGGLTSGINVGGFPPYGG from the coding sequence ATGGGCAGGCTCGCCGGCAAGGTGGCGATCGTGACGGGCGGCGCCTCGGGCATCGGCGCCGCGACGGTCCGCCGCTTCGCCGAGGAAGGGGCCCGTGTCGTCTGCGCGGACATCGCCGACGAGGCAGGCGAGCGACTGACCGCGGACGTTCGCGACGCGGGCGGCGAGGCCGCGTACTGCCACGCCGACGTCGGCACGCTTGCCGAGGTCGAGGCGCTGGTCGCCTTCGCCGTCGAGCGCTACGGCGGCCTCGACGTCATCCACAACAACGCCTACTGGACGGGCGGCGGCTACGTCGGCGAGCTGGATCCCGAGATCTGGGAACGGAGCCTCCGCGTCATGCTGACCGGCGTCTTCTACGGGATGCGAGCCGCCATCCCGCGCATGCTCGAGCGCGGCGGCGGCTCGATCATCAACACGTCGTCGGTGGAAGGGCTCTACGGCGGCATCCTCGGGAGCCCGTACAACACGGCCAAGGGCGGCATGATCAACCTGACCCGCTCGGTGGCGCTCGAATACGGCCGGAAGAACATCCGCGCCAACTGCATCTGCCCGGGCGCCGTCCTGACCCCCGCCCTCGAGCGGCTCGCCGTCTTCGGCGGCCGCTCGCTCGACGACGTTGCCGCGATGCACGCCCTCGGCCGCAACCTCCGCCCCGCCGAGATCGCCAACGTCGCCCTCTTCCTCGCCAGCGACGAGTCGTCGGCGATCACGGGCGCGGCGATCGTCGCCGACGGCGGGCTCACCAGCGGAATCAACGTCGGCGGATTTCCTCCGTACGGGGGCTGA
- a CDS encoding DUF2442 domain-containing protein — protein sequence MNHPIYHVRGFEIVGCYVLRVAFDDGTAQTIDFEPVLAGELFGPLRDPALFRQVRLDPEVHTLVWPNGADFDPATLHDWPDHVQAFVSRARSWATAAHRSV from the coding sequence GTGAACCACCCCATCTACCACGTTCGTGGCTTCGAGATCGTAGGTTGCTACGTGCTGCGCGTCGCGTTCGATGACGGCACGGCGCAGACGATCGACTTCGAACCCGTGCTGGCGGGAGAACTCTTCGGGCCACTCCGCGATCCGGCACTTTTTCGGCAGGTCCGGCTCGATCCCGAGGTCCATACGCTCGTATGGCCCAACGGCGCCGATTTCGATCCGGCCACGCTGCACGACTGGCCAGACCACGTCCAAGCGTTCGTCAGCCGGGCGCGCAGCTGGGCGACCGCCGCGCATCGCTCCGTCTGA
- a CDS encoding amidohydrolase — MRVIDCDAHVIEGRELIGELLERFPDKIRFSTPGEDGALMIEGRPYPQSRGPGAGCPPDQGLCIDRGANPFTPEGVLADADREGIETMVFFPNVALALPSIEDARFAAEFARLYNRWLAGYCRPHGGRLQGVAVVPIEDVATSIQIMREAKALGLVATMVPAALKARNLDHPDLEPLYNAAEELDIALCVHGAPGIHLPKLGSERFDNYLQVHCVSFPFDMMVATTALVLGGVFERHPRLRVGLLESGVGWVPYFFERLHEHVEKRGRLAPACKRDPREYVRRGQLYVSCEPEEVGVAFAADTLGPHFILYASDYPHWDSDFPESTRALRERTDLTAAVKARVLGENARVFYGLAP; from the coding sequence ATGCGGGTCATCGACTGCGACGCCCATGTGATCGAGGGCCGCGAGCTGATCGGCGAGCTCCTCGAGCGCTTTCCCGACAAGATCCGGTTCAGCACGCCCGGCGAGGACGGCGCGCTCATGATCGAGGGGCGGCCTTACCCGCAGTCGCGCGGTCCGGGCGCCGGGTGCCCGCCCGATCAGGGCCTCTGCATCGACCGCGGCGCCAACCCGTTCACGCCCGAGGGCGTGCTCGCCGACGCGGATCGCGAGGGGATCGAGACGATGGTGTTCTTCCCCAACGTCGCGCTCGCCCTGCCGAGCATCGAGGATGCGCGTTTCGCGGCCGAGTTCGCCCGCCTCTACAACCGCTGGCTCGCCGGCTACTGCCGGCCGCACGGGGGGCGGCTCCAGGGCGTCGCCGTCGTCCCGATCGAGGATGTCGCGACGTCGATCCAGATCATGCGCGAGGCGAAGGCGCTCGGCCTCGTCGCCACCATGGTCCCGGCCGCATTGAAGGCCCGGAACCTCGATCATCCCGACCTGGAGCCCCTCTACAACGCGGCCGAGGAGCTGGACATCGCCCTCTGCGTCCACGGTGCGCCCGGTATTCACCTCCCGAAGCTCGGCTCGGAGCGCTTCGACAACTACCTCCAGGTCCACTGCGTGAGCTTCCCCTTCGACATGATGGTGGCGACGACGGCGCTCGTGCTGGGCGGCGTCTTCGAGCGCCACCCGCGGCTGCGCGTCGGGCTGCTCGAGTCGGGTGTCGGCTGGGTGCCCTACTTCTTCGAGCGCCTGCACGAGCACGTCGAGAAGCGCGGCCGGCTCGCGCCCGCGTGCAAGCGCGACCCGCGCGAGTACGTGCGGCGCGGGCAGCTTTACGTGAGCTGCGAGCCGGAAGAGGTGGGTGTCGCGTTCGCCGCCGACACGCTCGGGCCACACTTCATCCTCTACGCCAGCGACTACCCGCACTGGGACAGCGACTTCCCGGAGTCGACCCGGGCGCTGCGGGAGCGGACGGACCTGACGGCAGCGGTGAAGGCGCGGGTGCTCGGCGAGAACGCGCGTGTGTTCTACGGGCTCGCGCCATGA
- a CDS encoding sulfotransferase domain-containing protein: protein MPTLPQRTRVYRCHHLDSTRWDDIVPRPDDIVITTSLKAGTTWTQRIVSLLVFQRVELPKTLHWVSPWPDSRFIIPRAEMREVVESLRHRRFLKSHLALDGLPYRESTKYIYVGRDTRDVFMSTWNHIRAYTPFARELLNSGENPPAEPFLEPPEDIREFWRLWITRATYPWESDGFPYWSHHHHARTYWDFRHLPNLLFVHYNDLKADLQGEMRRIARFLDIEVPEEKWPMLAEAATFAAMRRDAEVLGPEMDMIFEGGANRFLYKGTNDRWRDVLTSDDVALYEAAAARTLTPDLKRWLEQGAASGIDPKS, encoded by the coding sequence ATGCCCACCCTGCCGCAGCGCACCCGCGTATACCGGTGTCATCATCTCGACTCGACACGCTGGGACGACATCGTTCCCCGTCCCGACGACATCGTGATCACGACCTCGCTCAAGGCGGGGACGACGTGGACCCAGCGCATCGTGAGCCTCCTCGTCTTCCAGAGGGTCGAGCTTCCGAAAACGCTGCACTGGGTGTCGCCCTGGCCGGACTCGCGCTTCATCATTCCGAGAGCCGAGATGCGGGAGGTCGTCGAGAGCCTCCGGCACCGGCGCTTTCTCAAGAGCCACCTCGCCCTCGACGGCCTCCCCTATCGGGAGAGCACGAAGTACATCTACGTCGGGCGGGATACGCGGGATGTCTTCATGTCGACCTGGAACCACATCAGGGCCTACACCCCATTCGCACGCGAGCTCTTGAACTCCGGGGAGAATCCGCCGGCGGAGCCCTTCCTCGAGCCTCCCGAAGACATCCGCGAGTTCTGGCGTCTATGGATCACGCGCGCGACGTATCCGTGGGAGAGCGACGGATTCCCCTACTGGTCGCACCATCACCACGCGCGCACCTATTGGGACTTCCGGCACCTGCCGAACCTGCTATTCGTTCACTACAACGATCTGAAGGCGGACCTGCAAGGCGAGATGCGGCGCATCGCGCGTTTCCTCGACATCGAGGTCCCCGAGGAGAAGTGGCCCATGCTCGCCGAGGCCGCGACGTTCGCGGCGATGAGACGCGACGCCGAGGTGCTCGGACCCGAGATGGACATGATCTTCGAGGGCGGCGCCAACCGGTTCCTCTACAAGGGGACGAACGATCGCTGGCGCGACGTATTGACGAGCGACGACGTGGCGCTCTACGAGGCCGCGGCGGCACGCACGCTGACGCCCGACTTGAAGCGATGGCTCGAGCAGGGCGCCGCATCGGGGATCGACCCGAAATCGTGA
- a CDS encoding DUF4160 domain-containing protein: protein MFVEIGGPHHRPHFHAYYQDDVAIFGIDPVDLIAGTLPRRQRRLVEAWAELHQEELMADWDYLQAGRPPRPIEPLK from the coding sequence ATGTTCGTCGAGATCGGCGGCCCTCATCATCGTCCTCACTTCCACGCGTACTATCAGGACGACGTGGCCATCTTCGGCATCGACCCGGTCGATTTGATCGCCGGGACGCTGCCTCGACGCCAGCGGCGGCTCGTCGAAGCATGGGCGGAGCTTCACCAGGAGGAGCTGATGGCCGATTGGGACTACCTCCAAGCCGGCCGCCCCCCGCGGCCCATCGAGCCACTGAAGTAG
- a CDS encoding transposase, which translates to MRMMMPKNRDSSGMSTPTASARGPPAGGHCRGLGAQARAGARQHDVTGRRYSDARNRRARAAFSARGSAGTSLAGAVAVAVNAYQPRGAEGTILHGLVRDHLETFLRDAAERTDGAGVPRFVEKEFREFLTCGVLARGFARVRCGDCAYERLVPFSCKGRGFCPSCGGRRMSEQAAHLVDEVLPRVPVRQWVLTVPHRLRYLLAWNHKLCRAVLAVYVRAVLGFYRRRARRRGVKGAQGGAVTVIQRFGGGLNLNIHFHTLVLDGIFGETEMGSLEFHPAEPPTDADVARLLATVRRRVQRLLARRGLDGGDASEAPPDPFTEEAPALAGISSASVQGHVALGPRAGARVLQIGREPNAPWVTSRGPCQAHLEGFDLHANLAVRADDREGLERLCRYVLRPPVAQDRLELTGDGRVLVLLKGEWSDGTTHLLFEPVELLEKLAALTPRPRINLVLYHGVLAPHARWRGRAVAHGGAEARAPAEANAAEPDRVEGCPDRAPEAETRACREPADAAERPRPSGVSKPRHWTWANLMRRAFDFDVLACPRCGGRMSLIATIDDPRVIRKILAHLGLATEVPQLHPSRSPPGRSDPFSDLPA; encoded by the coding sequence ATGCGAATGATGATGCCGAAGAACCGCGACAGCTCCGGCATGTCAACCCCCACGGCCTCCGCACGCGGTCCACCCGCCGGAGGGCACTGTCGGGGCCTGGGTGCGCAAGCCCGCGCGGGAGCTCGGCAACACGATGTTACGGGTCGACGTTACAGCGACGCACGCAATCGTCGGGCACGCGCCGCGTTCTCTGCCCGGGGTTCGGCCGGCACGTCCCTGGCTGGAGCGGTAGCCGTGGCCGTCAACGCGTACCAGCCGCGCGGCGCGGAGGGCACGATCCTCCACGGGCTGGTCCGCGACCATCTCGAGACCTTCCTCCGCGACGCGGCCGAGCGCACCGACGGCGCCGGCGTGCCGCGTTTCGTGGAGAAGGAGTTCCGGGAGTTCCTCACCTGTGGCGTGCTTGCGCGCGGCTTCGCGCGGGTGCGCTGCGGCGACTGCGCTTACGAACGACTCGTGCCGTTCTCCTGCAAGGGGCGCGGGTTCTGCCCCAGCTGCGGCGGTCGACGCATGAGCGAGCAGGCGGCGCACCTCGTGGACGAGGTGCTGCCGCGTGTGCCCGTGCGCCAGTGGGTCCTCACGGTGCCGCATCGCCTCCGATACCTCCTCGCGTGGAACCACAAACTCTGCCGTGCGGTGCTGGCGGTGTACGTCCGGGCGGTCCTCGGCTTCTACCGCCGCCGGGCGCGTCGGCGCGGCGTGAAGGGCGCGCAGGGAGGTGCCGTGACCGTGATCCAGCGCTTCGGGGGTGGGCTGAACCTGAACATCCACTTCCACACTCTCGTGCTCGACGGGATCTTCGGCGAGACCGAGATGGGCTCCCTGGAGTTCCACCCGGCCGAACCCCCGACCGACGCGGACGTCGCGCGGCTGCTCGCCACCGTCCGCCGCCGTGTGCAGCGCCTCCTCGCGCGCCGCGGGCTCGACGGCGGGGACGCCAGCGAAGCGCCGCCTGATCCGTTCACCGAGGAAGCGCCCGCGCTCGCCGGCATCAGCAGCGCCTCCGTGCAGGGGCACGTCGCGCTCGGCCCGCGCGCCGGTGCCCGCGTCCTGCAGATCGGGCGCGAGCCGAATGCCCCGTGGGTCACCTCCAGGGGGCCGTGCCAGGCACACCTCGAGGGCTTCGACCTCCATGCCAATCTCGCCGTGCGGGCCGATGACCGCGAAGGGCTCGAGCGCCTCTGCCGCTACGTCCTGCGACCGCCGGTGGCCCAGGATCGCCTCGAGCTCACCGGCGACGGGCGCGTGCTCGTGCTTCTCAAGGGCGAGTGGTCCGACGGCACCACCCACCTCCTCTTCGAGCCCGTCGAGCTCCTCGAGAAACTCGCGGCGCTGACCCCGCGTCCCCGGATCAACCTCGTCCTCTACCATGGCGTCCTGGCCCCCCATGCCCGCTGGCGCGGGCGGGCCGTCGCGCACGGCGGGGCGGAGGCGCGCGCTCCAGCAGAAGCAAACGCTGCCGAGCCGGACCGCGTCGAGGGGTGCCCCGATCGTGCTCCCGAAGCGGAGACCCGGGCGTGTCGCGAGCCCGCCGACGCAGCCGAGCGGCCCAGGCCGAGCGGTGTCAGCAAGCCTCGCCACTGGACCTGGGCGAACCTCATGCGGCGCGCCTTCGACTTCGACGTGCTCGCCTGTCCCCGCTGTGGCGGCCGGATGTCACTGATCGCAACCATCGATGACCCGCGAGTCATCCGCAAGATACTCGCTCATCTGGGCCTCGCAACCGAGGTGCCCCAGCTGCACCCCTCCCGCTCGCCACCTGGACGCAGCGACCCCTTCTCCGACCTACCCGCCTGA
- a CDS encoding Uma2 family endonuclease — MARGAPAQARYTKDQYFELVKKGVLRPDDRVELLEGVVVAMAPHNPGHASAIRKVSDGLRRAFGDSGVISVQLPLVAGRYSVPEPDVAVLPGRNEDYQEAHPTEALLVVEVADSSLAQDRITKAALYARAGVPEYWIVNLRDDCVEVYRRLDRRARCYGETRVVRRGGRLEPEALPGATIGADDLLPTRKPRSG, encoded by the coding sequence ATGGCGCGCGGCGCCCCCGCCCAGGCCCGTTACACGAAGGACCAGTACTTCGAGCTGGTGAAGAAGGGTGTGCTCCGCCCGGACGACCGGGTGGAGCTGCTGGAGGGGGTGGTCGTCGCGATGGCGCCGCACAATCCCGGTCACGCGTCGGCGATCAGGAAGGTATCGGACGGGCTCCGCCGCGCCTTCGGAGACAGCGGGGTCATCAGTGTCCAGCTCCCGCTCGTGGCTGGCCGCTACTCCGTGCCGGAGCCGGACGTGGCCGTTCTTCCCGGACGCAACGAGGACTACCAGGAGGCGCATCCGACGGAGGCGTTGCTCGTCGTCGAGGTCGCGGACAGCTCTCTCGCCCAGGACCGGATCACGAAGGCGGCGCTCTACGCGCGGGCGGGCGTCCCCGAGTACTGGATCGTCAACCTGCGGGACGACTGCGTCGAGGTTTACCGCCGCCTCGACCGTCGGGCGCGCTGCTACGGCGAGACGCGGGTCGTCCGGCGCGGAGGGCGGCTCGAGCCGGAAGCGCTCCCTGGGGCGACGATCGGTGCCGACGACCTGCTGCCGACACGCAAGCCGCGTTCCGGCTGA